The following coding sequences are from one Nitrosopumilaceae archaeon window:
- a CDS encoding 30S ribosomal protein S30e: protein MPTHGSLTKAGKVRGQTPKVPARERHGIISSMRNRENFRKRFQLKRVPGQNKPGQRRKRK from the coding sequence GTGCCAACACACGGTTCGCTTACAAAAGCAGGAAAAGTTAGAGGCCAAACACCAAAGGTCCCAGCAAGAGAAAGGCATGGAATTATTTCCAGCATGAGAAATAGAGAAAATTTTAGAAAAAGATTTCAATTAAAAAGAGTTCCTGGACAAAACAAACCAGGACAACGAAGAAAGAGAAAGTAG
- a CDS encoding radical SAM protein: protein MSPYRGISLATFFGCAPAIDPHRPKNSFWYYILKDQVTPKVLFDFICNPIGHKNGIADFAPYGLRKVEAALLRDGFKREDVVVAHPDHVEKFIGPETQVVGTYEMDPLGMGPVTMTFTYGRKQMSYDEFYNRDLHLRINAAKKKNGSNAKVIAGASGTWQYNYDPKKIQEYGLYAVLEGELGGIGPEIDGHAGEFFNHLMNGDFENMNPFAKSDFKVDIKEFGKDENKYHGRFVHYWDEPEIDEIPNIVEPSMHGMVEVMRGCGRGCKFCDVTLRPLRYYPPEKVKQEIEINIKKGGAKSAWLHSDDIFVYGLDPRKTKNMAPNRDALEDLFTAVMSTGIGHTNPTHGTLAGAIADEKLIPNISKIIKAAADNLIGIQCGFETGSLRLIGKYADRKLSPYKPEEWHWVVKEGVKTLNENHWIPAFTLIMGLDNDETEDDAWETIRIISELEQEQPESMFTATPLTFVPIGLLEKSQFFDIGNEMDAAQLGVMYKTWQHNFKYGIQKFMNKTGPNSSFRKKAFTGLARTLGGVPLSAMEKYARRKGREHEQVIEKIKAKYW from the coding sequence ATGTCGCCTTATCGTGGAATTTCTCTAGCTACTTTCTTTGGCTGTGCGCCAGCTATCGATCCTCATAGACCAAAAAATAGCTTTTGGTATTATATCCTCAAAGATCAGGTGACTCCAAAGGTTCTGTTTGATTTCATATGTAACCCAATTGGTCACAAAAATGGTATTGCTGATTTTGCACCATATGGATTAAGGAAAGTAGAGGCTGCACTTTTGCGAGATGGCTTTAAGCGCGAAGATGTAGTTGTAGCACATCCAGATCATGTAGAGAAATTCATTGGTCCAGAAACCCAAGTAGTAGGAACCTATGAAATGGATCCTCTGGGAATGGGACCAGTAACTATGACCTTCACATATGGTCGCAAACAAATGTCCTATGACGAATTTTACAACAGAGACTTGCACTTAAGAATTAATGCTGCAAAGAAAAAAAATGGCAGCAACGCCAAAGTAATTGCTGGTGCATCTGGCACTTGGCAGTATAATTATGATCCAAAAAAAATTCAAGAATATGGACTATATGCAGTTCTAGAAGGTGAGTTGGGAGGTATCGGTCCAGAAATTGATGGACATGCAGGAGAGTTTTTCAATCACCTAATGAACGGAGATTTTGAAAACATGAATCCTTTTGCAAAAAGCGATTTTAAAGTTGACATTAAAGAATTTGGAAAAGATGAAAACAAATATCATGGAAGATTTGTCCATTATTGGGACGAGCCTGAAATTGATGAAATTCCTAACATAGTTGAGCCCAGTATGCACGGAATGGTTGAGGTAATGCGAGGCTGTGGCAGAGGCTGCAAGTTTTGTGATGTTACACTAAGACCATTACGATACTACCCTCCAGAGAAAGTCAAACAGGAAATAGAAATCAACATAAAAAAAGGCGGTGCAAAATCTGCATGGCTTCATAGCGATGATATTTTTGTCTATGGATTGGATCCAAGAAAAACCAAAAACATGGCTCCTAACAGAGATGCTCTAGAAGATCTTTTCACTGCAGTAATGTCCACTGGAATTGGACATACTAACCCAACACATGGCACATTAGCAGGAGCAATCGCAGATGAAAAACTGATTCCAAATATTTCAAAAATTATCAAGGCAGCTGCAGATAATCTGATAGGAATTCAATGTGGGTTTGAAACAGGAAGTCTTAGATTAATTGGTAAATATGCAGATAGAAAACTTTCGCCATACAAACCAGAAGAATGGCACTGGGTTGTAAAAGAAGGAGTAAAAACACTTAATGAAAATCACTGGATTCCTGCATTTACATTGATTATGGGATTAGATAACGATGAAACCGAGGATGATGCATGGGAGACAATTAGAATAATCAGTGAATTAGAGCAAGAACAGCCAGAATCCATGTTTACCGCAACTCCGCTAACATTTGTTCCAATTGGGTTGTTAGAAAAATCACAATTCTTTGATATAGGAAATGAAATGGATGCAGCACAACTTGGTGTCATGTACAAGACTTGGCAACACAACTTCAAATATGGAATTCAAAAATTCATGAACAAGACTGGACCTAACAGCTCATTTAGGAAAAAGGCATTTACTGGTTTAGCAAGAACATTGGGTGGAGTGCCATTAAGTGCAATGGAAAAATATGCAAGACGAAAAGGCAGAGAACACGAGCAAGTTATTGAGAAAATCAAAGCAAAATATTGGTAG
- a CDS encoding fibrillarin-like rRNA/tRNA 2'-O-methyltransferase, protein MENEEDNIFWVKIDGEKRLATINLVPGNQVYKEKLVKIKDEEFRAWDPFRSKLAAAIMNGLESLPIVRKSRVLYLGVSTGTTASHVSDIVGPSGIVFCVEHASRVARDFLDRVASFRSNIVPILQDARQPKEYFSVYGTVDVVYVDIAQPDQTEIAILNCKTYLKKGGYLMLVIKTRSIDVVQEPAQVIRNEIKKLGPNFEMVQEINLDPYEKDHGMAIARYLG, encoded by the coding sequence TTGGAAAACGAAGAAGATAATATTTTCTGGGTTAAAATAGATGGTGAAAAAAGACTAGCTACGATTAATCTAGTCCCGGGGAACCAAGTCTATAAAGAAAAATTAGTAAAAATTAAAGATGAAGAGTTTAGGGCGTGGGATCCATTCAGAAGTAAGCTTGCAGCAGCAATCATGAACGGTCTTGAAAGTTTACCAATTGTTAGAAAATCCAGAGTTCTTTATCTCGGAGTTTCAACTGGAACCACTGCAAGTCATGTTTCAGATATTGTAGGACCAAGCGGTATAGTCTTTTGTGTAGAGCATGCAAGCAGAGTTGCACGAGATTTTTTGGACAGAGTAGCATCATTTAGATCAAATATTGTTCCCATTTTGCAAGATGCAAGACAGCCAAAAGAATACTTTTCCGTTTATGGTACAGTAGATGTTGTCTATGTTGATATTGCACAACCAGATCAAACCGAGATAGCCATTCTTAATTGCAAAACTTATCTAAAAAAAGGCGGTTATTTGATGCTTGTAATTAAAACCAGAAGTATTGATGTAGTACAAGAACCTGCCCAAGTAATAAGAAATGAAATTAAAAAACTAGGTCCCAATTTTGAGATGGTTCAGGAAATAAACTTGGATCCCTATGAAAAAGACCACGGAATGGCAATTGCAAGATATCTAGGCTAG
- a CDS encoding dihydroorotate dehydrogenase, giving the protein MKPDISTEVGAIKIERPTMLASGILGISLDVFDRLYKDGAGAVVTKSLSKEPWEGYPNPTVVGVKTGYLNAVGLSNPGAPYFAKMISLNKTVPIIVSLVGSIPEDFVFMIKQFENVKILGYELNLSCPHVEKVGLEVGDDPELVHKIVKSVKSHSQVPVIAKVGLGSSDYLETVRIACESGVDAITAINTVRAMAIDVETTRPILSHKIGGLSGSAIKPIAVRCVYEISSKFDIPVIGCGGVSSWEDAIEFILAGASAVQIGSALVDKWVGVFSEINSGISKYMEKKNFSKIKEIVGIAKKF; this is encoded by the coding sequence GTGAAGCCTGATATCTCAACTGAAGTGGGTGCGATTAAGATTGAACGACCAACAATGCTTGCATCTGGAATTCTGGGTATCTCACTTGATGTTTTTGATCGACTATATAAAGACGGAGCAGGGGCAGTAGTTACAAAATCACTAAGCAAAGAACCTTGGGAAGGTTATCCAAACCCTACTGTTGTTGGCGTAAAAACAGGTTATCTTAACGCCGTAGGTCTTTCAAATCCAGGAGCTCCATATTTTGCAAAAATGATTTCGTTAAACAAAACAGTTCCGATAATTGTAAGCCTTGTTGGTTCAATTCCTGAAGACTTTGTTTTTATGATTAAACAATTTGAAAATGTCAAAATTCTTGGATACGAGCTTAACTTGTCATGTCCTCATGTGGAAAAAGTAGGACTAGAGGTAGGAGATGATCCTGAACTTGTACATAAAATAGTAAAATCTGTAAAATCACATTCGCAAGTTCCGGTAATAGCAAAAGTAGGATTGGGTTCTTCAGACTATTTGGAAACCGTCAGAATAGCTTGTGAGTCTGGTGTTGATGCAATTACTGCAATTAACACGGTTCGTGCCATGGCAATAGATGTAGAAACAACCAGACCCATTCTTAGTCACAAAATAGGAGGTCTGTCTGGCTCTGCAATAAAACCAATTGCAGTAAGATGTGTTTATGAGATTTCCTCAAAGTTTGATATTCCTGTTATTGGGTGTGGAGGAGTATCAAGCTGGGAAGATGCAATTGAATTCATACTTGCTGGTGCTAGTGCAGTACAAATTGGTAGTGCGCTAGTAGACAAATGGGTTGGTGTATTTTCAGAAATTAATAGCGGCATATCCAAATACATGGAAAAGAAAAATTTTTCAAAGATAAAGGAGATAGTTGGAATTGCAAAGAAATTCTGA
- the mscL gene encoding large conductance mechanosensitive channel protein MscL, with product MEINLVDCVKTFDKRIVMLAIQATNMAEETPVKKSFIQEFMEFLQKFSVIGLAIAFVIGQAASKLISSFVNDIITPFIGLLTPDVGDLNKIGITIGKSTFSYGDLISNVINFLIIAVVVFLAYKQLSKVGLMKDPPVNK from the coding sequence ATGGAAATCAATTTAGTTGATTGCGTAAAGACATTTGATAAAAGAATAGTTATGTTGGCAATTCAGGCAACAAACATGGCAGAAGAAACTCCAGTAAAAAAATCATTCATTCAGGAATTTATGGAATTTTTACAAAAGTTTTCGGTAATTGGACTAGCAATTGCTTTTGTTATTGGTCAGGCAGCTTCCAAGTTAATTAGTTCATTTGTAAATGATATCATAACTCCATTCATAGGATTACTTACGCCAGATGTTGGAGATTTGAACAAAATAGGAATTACTATTGGCAAATCCACATTTTCATATGGCGATCTTATTTCAAATGTAATAAACTTCCTAATAATTGCAGTTGTAGTTTTCTTGGCTTACAAACAACTTTCTAAGGTTGGCTTGATGAAAGATCCGCCTGTAAATAAATAA
- a CDS encoding ribonucleotide-diphosphate reductase subunit beta — MHFVILTELGIAVFNENTCVKSIPFLNPAKEYVEIKNEKSDITQLQEALSKIISGIFVNDSSLLKILKKNSIDSELMEESKIEHIQSSKLRVLVDSGFAKDESDARTKLRDFAIQLSSSRVTETSESPDLHIIQAINTLDETDKIINALSSRLREWYGLHFPELDNIIDSIIGYSKIVLAGKRDNITQSVYTDAGFPETKVEMLSLLQNKSKGGQISDENLAIVQAIAKQILELFELRSNLEKHVETQMEAIAPNIAGILGTAVGARILARAGSLKRLSSMPASTIQILGAEKALFRSLKTGAQPPKHGLLFQHTLVHAAPRWQRGKIARAIAAKAAIAARVDVYGAGKNQMLFEKLNVRITEIGEKYKEPSEKETLRAKQYDSGHSRGQRGFGGDRPQGGRKFGGDRPQGGRKFGGEGKQRDDWKKGKKRKFGKRRR, encoded by the coding sequence ATGCATTTTGTTATTTTAACAGAATTAGGAATTGCAGTATTTAATGAAAATACATGTGTAAAATCTATTCCATTTTTAAACCCTGCAAAAGAATATGTTGAAATAAAAAATGAAAAATCAGATATTACTCAATTACAAGAAGCACTTTCAAAAATTATTTCTGGAATTTTTGTTAATGATTCTTCATTGTTAAAGATTTTGAAAAAAAATTCAATAGATTCTGAATTAATGGAAGAATCCAAGATAGAACACATACAATCATCAAAGCTGAGAGTCCTTGTTGATTCTGGTTTTGCAAAAGATGAGTCAGATGCAAGAACAAAGCTGAGAGACTTTGCTATTCAGCTTTCTTCATCCAGAGTGACTGAAACTTCGGAAAGTCCTGATTTGCACATAATTCAGGCAATAAACACATTGGATGAAACTGACAAGATAATAAATGCACTTAGTTCTAGGCTCCGAGAGTGGTACGGATTACATTTTCCAGAGCTTGACAATATTATTGATAGCATAATAGGCTACTCAAAAATTGTTCTAGCTGGTAAAAGAGATAACATTACTCAAAGTGTTTACACAGATGCAGGATTTCCAGAAACAAAAGTGGAAATGCTTTCTCTCTTACAGAATAAAAGTAAGGGCGGACAGATTTCAGATGAAAATCTAGCCATTGTTCAAGCAATTGCAAAACAGATTTTGGAACTTTTTGAATTGCGTAGTAATTTAGAAAAACATGTAGAAACTCAAATGGAAGCTATAGCTCCAAACATTGCGGGCATACTTGGAACTGCAGTTGGAGCAAGAATTCTTGCAAGAGCTGGAAGTCTTAAAAGACTATCATCAATGCCTGCAAGCACTATACAGATTCTCGGAGCTGAGAAAGCACTTTTCCGCTCTCTTAAAACCGGAGCACAGCCACCAAAACATGGATTGCTTTTTCAGCATACTTTGGTACACGCTGCACCAAGATGGCAACGTGGTAAGATTGCAAGGGCAATTGCAGCCAAAGCAGCAATTGCTGCTCGTGTAGATGTTTATGGTGCTGGTAAGAATCAGATGTTATTTGAGAAATTAAATGTAAGAATTACCGAGATAGGTGAAAAATACAAAGAACCAAGTGAAAAAGAAACTCTAAGAGCCAAACAATATGATAGCGGTCATTCAAGAGGGCAAAGGGGATTTGGAGGAGATCGTCCACAGGGCGGAAGAAAATTTGGTGGAGATCGTCCACAAGGTGGAAGAAAATTTGGCGGAGAAGGTAAGCAAAGGGACGATTGGAAGAAAGGAAAAAAGAGAAAGTTTGGAAAACGAAGAAGATAA
- a CDS encoding RlmE family RNA methyltransferase has product MKLIDARRDFYRKLAHQEGYRSRAAYKLKELNKSYRIIGPGFYVLDLGCSPGGWTQVATELAGNKGKVLGVDTSFVEEIPNAHIIRGNIEDESIVEEVFSYFGRKVNAVICDLSPQVSGTWSIDHAKQIALNYAATKIMDHVLAYKGNALFKVFDGEYSNEFRDYIKKKFTKVQLRKPKASRKTSSELYFVCLGYLS; this is encoded by the coding sequence ATGAAATTAATTGATGCGCGACGAGATTTTTACAGAAAATTAGCTCATCAAGAAGGATATAGAAGTAGAGCTGCATACAAACTAAAAGAATTAAATAAATCATACAGAATAATTGGTCCAGGTTTTTACGTTCTTGATCTTGGATGTTCACCTGGAGGATGGACACAAGTTGCCACTGAACTTGCAGGAAATAAAGGCAAAGTATTGGGTGTTGATACATCTTTTGTAGAAGAAATTCCAAATGCCCATATCATAAGAGGAAATATTGAAGATGAATCAATAGTTGAAGAGGTTTTTTCATATTTTGGGAGAAAAGTAAATGCTGTAATCTGTGATTTATCTCCACAAGTAAGTGGAACATGGTCAATTGATCATGCTAAACAGATTGCACTAAACTATGCAGCGACTAAGATAATGGATCATGTATTGGCTTACAAGGGAAATGCATTGTTTAAGGTATTTGATGGAGAATATTCTAATGAATTTAGAGATTATATAAAAAAGAAATTTACCAAAGTGCAGTTGAGAAAACCAAAAGCAAGTAGGAAAACAAGTAGTGAACTCTATTTTGTCTGCCTTGGATACTTATCTTAA
- a CDS encoding dihydroorotate dehydrogenase electron transfer subunit, with protein sequence MQRNSDVPTIVKIEKIIDETPTVRTLVFSDEVLSNVLPGQFAMVWIPGINELPMSVMISQEKGKAAFTVRKHGIASTELYSLKAGEQIGVRGPYGNSFTIKQGKILLVGGGTGLVPLMRLLTFLKKTDDVTLLIGSKTKNEVFFEKMANQILEYNKHQVIVATEDGSYGKSGLVTQVVENLLSETKFDAVYTCGPEKMMHKVVQLASSKNIHVQASIERMMKCGMGICGSCCFGEVLACRDGTVFDGKYLLTNKEFGLTHRNKAGMLEDY encoded by the coding sequence TTGCAAAGAAATTCTGATGTACCAACAATTGTAAAGATAGAAAAAATAATAGATGAAACTCCCACCGTGCGAACATTGGTCTTCTCAGACGAAGTTCTTTCTAATGTTTTACCTGGACAATTTGCTATGGTTTGGATTCCTGGAATAAATGAACTTCCTATGAGCGTAATGATATCGCAGGAAAAAGGAAAGGCTGCATTTACTGTAAGAAAGCACGGTATAGCATCAACTGAACTTTATTCACTCAAAGCAGGAGAACAAATTGGAGTTAGGGGTCCATACGGGAATTCTTTTACCATAAAGCAAGGCAAGATTCTGCTTGTGGGAGGGGGTACGGGTTTAGTTCCATTGATGCGCCTGCTAACATTTCTTAAAAAAACAGATGACGTTACATTACTTATTGGTTCAAAAACAAAAAATGAAGTATTTTTTGAAAAAATGGCAAATCAAATTCTTGAATATAATAAACATCAAGTAATTGTAGCTACAGAAGACGGTTCATATGGAAAATCTGGACTTGTAACACAGGTAGTGGAAAATTTACTCTCTGAAACAAAATTTGATGCAGTTTATACCTGCGGGCCAGAAAAAATGATGCACAAAGTAGTGCAACTGGCATCGTCAAAAAACATCCATGTTCAAGCAAGTATTGAAAGAATGATGAAATGCGGTATGGGTATATGTGGGAGCTGTTGTTTTGGCGAAGTTCTGGCATGTAGAGACGGTACTGTCTTTGATGGTAAATACCTCCTCACAAACAAAGAATTTGGTCTCACTCATAGAAATAAGGCAGGAATGCTTGAAGACTACTAA
- the rnhB gene encoding ribonuclease HII, which yields MIICGVDDAGRGSVLGPLVIAGISIERTKIKHLSEIGVKDSKQLSPKTREILYKKIIAIVDNYHIAKISPKIIDESVNKNQLNHLEAKYMAKVIAKLQPNSSYVDSCDVNPVRFGKEISKLAKSGKIFSRHHADSRFAVVSAASIVAKVNRDREIEKLRKKYDLGSGYPSDSKTMIFIKNWILEHNKTPEFVRKSWKPVKIMMNKI from the coding sequence ATGATAATTTGTGGTGTAGATGATGCAGGAAGAGGGTCTGTGCTAGGTCCACTTGTCATAGCAGGAATATCTATTGAACGCACAAAGATAAAACACCTATCAGAAATTGGAGTTAAAGATTCAAAACAGCTTAGTCCTAAAACACGAGAAATACTGTATAAAAAAATAATTGCCATTGTAGACAATTATCACATTGCAAAAATCTCTCCTAAAATAATAGATGAAAGCGTAAACAAGAACCAACTAAACCACTTGGAAGCAAAATACATGGCCAAAGTAATTGCAAAATTACAACCAAATTCTTCCTATGTTGATTCATGTGATGTAAATCCAGTCAGGTTTGGTAAAGAAATTTCAAAGCTTGCTAAGTCCGGTAAAATTTTTTCCAGACATCATGCAGATAGTAGATTTGCTGTAGTTTCTGCAGCCTCTATTGTAGCAAAAGTAAATAGAGATAGGGAAATTGAAAAACTAAGAAAAAAATACGATCTAGGAAGTGGCTATCCATCTGATTCTAAAACTATGATCTTCATCAAGAACTGGATATTGGAACATAATAAAACGCCAGAATTTGTGCGTAAAAGCTGGAAGCCAGTTAAAATAATGATGAATAAAATCTAG
- a CDS encoding tRNA (guanine(10)-N(2))-dimethyltransferase: MEINDLVETVEGKTKLLVPKDSLLVNAPPKQPAFFNPRARISRDFSIIAYSTFLQNFKGPKVFLDSLAGTGARSIRVANEIEFVERVVVNDINPNAIEIATRTSKLNNVTKCDFSENEACRFLSLHSKRDTRGAIVDIDPFGSPTRFLDCGIRATSHGGLLSVTATDLPVLHGLYQEACKRKYYGIPVRTEYGNEIAIRLILGCIHLVAGRLDVQVVPLFVQTNMHYYKVYVKVLVRTDPQENMGYIVHCKSCGHRKIQNEKGISCEVCGTKLESAGPLWIGELYDKAFVDAMLDEQKKFLVDKSCEKILFRCQNEIGMPSTYFTLDEIARKKQCAPLSLSKIIEKLQNEGYKVSQTSLNPSGFRTDARIDKILQIF; encoded by the coding sequence TTGGAAATCAATGATCTTGTAGAAACGGTAGAGGGAAAGACCAAACTTTTAGTCCCTAAAGATTCACTTTTAGTAAATGCTCCACCTAAACAACCAGCTTTTTTCAATCCAAGAGCAAGGATAAGTAGAGATTTTTCCATTATAGCATATTCAACATTTTTACAAAATTTCAAGGGCCCAAAAGTTTTTCTTGATTCTCTTGCAGGCACTGGTGCAAGAAGTATTCGAGTAGCAAATGAGATAGAGTTTGTTGAGAGGGTTGTTGTTAATGACATCAATCCAAACGCTATTGAAATTGCCACAAGAACATCAAAGTTAAACAATGTTACAAAGTGTGATTTTTCGGAAAATGAAGCGTGTAGATTTCTTAGTCTACATTCTAAAAGAGATACCCGTGGAGCTATCGTAGATATCGATCCCTTTGGTTCTCCTACAAGATTCCTTGATTGTGGTATACGTGCCACATCCCACGGAGGTCTTCTTTCAGTTACTGCAACAGATCTACCTGTCTTACATGGATTATATCAAGAAGCATGTAAGAGAAAGTATTATGGAATTCCTGTAAGAACAGAATATGGAAACGAAATTGCAATACGATTGATTCTAGGATGTATTCATCTAGTAGCTGGTAGATTGGATGTTCAGGTTGTGCCACTCTTTGTACAAACCAACATGCATTACTACAAGGTCTATGTCAAAGTGTTAGTAAGAACTGATCCTCAAGAAAATATGGGCTATATCGTACATTGTAAAAGCTGTGGTCACAGAAAAATACAAAATGAAAAAGGCATCTCTTGCGAAGTTTGCGGTACGAAACTAGAATCTGCTGGACCTCTCTGGATTGGTGAATTATATGATAAAGCGTTTGTTGATGCAATGTTAGATGAACAAAAAAAATTCCTAGTTGACAAGTCTTGTGAAAAAATATTATTCAGATGCCAGAATGAAATAGGCATGCCAAGCACCTATTTTACTCTAGACGAGATTGCACGAAAGAAACAATGTGCCCCACTATCCCTATCAAAGATAATAGAAAAGCTTCAAAATGAAGGATACAAGGTCAGTCAGACTTCACTAAACCCTTCAGGGTTTAGGACAGACGCACGAATAGACAAAATATTGCAGATTTTTTAA